A stretch of the Arachis stenosperma cultivar V10309 chromosome 6, arast.V10309.gnm1.PFL2, whole genome shotgun sequence genome encodes the following:
- the LOC130935824 gene encoding uncharacterized protein LOC130935824: MGNCLVVQENVVKIMKTDGKVLEYKAPIKVEQVLVDFSGHVVSDSLLRHLQPNTKLLGGSLYHLVPPPPPPSQQPSTPKSSKKVRFAEPEVQDVQESKVVTIKVVISKQQLRDMMQKGVVSVDKMLSMVHRENQVATDDDDDEEEGNRDFCDNAWKPPLESITEVN; this comes from the coding sequence ATGGGGAATTGCTTGGTGGTTCAAGAAAACGTAGTGAAGATCATGAAAACAGATGGGAAAGTACTTGAATACAAAGCACCAATCAAAGTTGAGCAAGTTCTGGTAGATTTCTCCGGCCATGTAGTATCTGATTCACTCCTCCGCCATCTTCAGCCAAACACCAAACTGCTCGGCGGAAGCTTGTACCACCTAGTTCCTCCACCGCCGCCACCGTCACAGCAACCCTCGACACCAAAATCTAGCAAGAAGGTGAGGTTTGCAGAACCAGAAGTGCAAGATGTTCAAGAAAGTAAAGTGGTTACAATTAAGGTAGTTATTAGCAAGCAACAACTGAGGGATATGATGCAAAAGGGAGTGGTTTCGGTTGATAAGATGTTATCTATGGTTCACCGTGAAAATCAGGTAGCAaccgatgatgatgatgatgaagaagaaggtAATCGAGATTTTTGTGATAACGCGTGGAAACCACCATTAGAAAGCATAACAGAAGTAAACTAG